A DNA window from Trichosurus vulpecula isolate mTriVul1 chromosome 2, mTriVul1.pri, whole genome shotgun sequence contains the following coding sequences:
- the LOC118839362 gene encoding 60S ribosomal protein L15-like: MGAYKYIQELWRKKQLDVMQFLLCVCCWHYRQLSALHRTPWPTRPVKARRLGYRAKQGYVIYRIRVCRGGRKHPVLKGATYGKPVHHGVNQLKFSRSLQSVAEERAGCHCGALRVLSSYWVGEDSTYTFFEVILIDPFHKAIRRNPDTQWITKPVHKHKKMQGLTPAG; this comes from the coding sequence ATGGGGGCCTACAAGTACATTCAGGAGCTGTGGAGGAAGAAGCAGTTGGATGTCATGCAGTTCCTGCTGTGTGTGTGCTGCTGGCACTACCGCCAGCTATCAGCGCTGCACCGCACACCCTGGCCCACCAGACCCGTCAAAGCCCGCAGGCTGGGCTACAGGGCCAAGCAAGGTTATGTCATCTACCGTATCCGAGTTTGCCGTGGTGGCCGAAAGCATCCAGTTCTCAAGGGTGCAACCTATGGTAAACCCGTGCATCATGGTGTCAATCAGCTGAAGTTTTCCAGGAGCCTTCAGTCTGTAGCAGAAGAACGTGCTGGCTGCCACTGTGGGGCCCTGAGAGTCTTGAGCTCATACTGGGTGGGTGAAGATTCAACCTACACATTCTTTGAGGTTATTCTTATTGACCCATTCCATAAAGCTATCAGACGAAACCCCGACACTCAATGGATCACCAAGCCAGTGCACAAACACAAAAAGATGCAGGGGCTTACCCCAGCTGGCTGA